In one Helicoverpa zea isolate HzStark_Cry1AcR chromosome 5, ilHelZeax1.1, whole genome shotgun sequence genomic region, the following are encoded:
- the LOC124630497 gene encoding uncharacterized protein LOC124630497: protein MDILEKIYRNIRQQIANLPGAVPKTVDILNKSVGNVRLPPFTKDNVLYYYLPLQGLVSYTTLSVSVMNPHLMVRLFPHRDVTDVLFLTAGGGAGLWLWARPHMAAAAPARRFSWAFLGGCLWPLGSIFLWAILRSSVGQRPVIGTVLGVTTGAMLTNIALDYFHYVELMFCGEVQLPDETYSPNSDDEKYDIDI, encoded by the exons ATGGATATTCTGGAAAAGATTTACCGGAACATCCGACAGCAAATTGCCAATTTGCCGGGTGCGGTTCCGAAAACAGTTGATATTCTCAACAAATCAGTTGGAAATGTGAGATTGCCGCCGTTTACAAAGGATAATGTGTTGTACTATTATTTACCACTGCAAGGTCTGGTTAGTTACACAACTCTGTCAGTAAGTGTAATGAATCCTCATCTTATGGTCAG ATTGTTTCCTCACAGAGATGTAacggatgttttatttttgactgcGGGTGGTGGTGCTGGTCTATGGCTGTGGGCCAGACCACATATGGCTGCGGCGGCTCCAGCAAGGAGGTTTTCTTGGGCATTTCTGGGAGGTTGTTTGTGGCCACTGGGATCAATTTTCTTATGGGCCATTTTGAGAAGTTCAGTTGGTCAAAGGCCTGTTATTGGCACAGTATTAGGAGTTACTACAGGAGCAATGCTTACTAATATTGCTCTAGATTATTTCCATTATGTAGAACTTATGTTCTGCGGGGAAGTGCAACTTCCTGATGAGACATATAGTCCCAACAGTGATGATGAGAAATATGATATTGATATATAA
- the LOC124630501 gene encoding probable tRNA N6-adenosine threonylcarbamoyltransferase, mitochondrial, whose amino-acid sequence MNVLRRVMCSQFANKVTRQCFIPKHRSSLDRQYSNSRLNILGIETSCDDTGCAIINGNGKVLSEVVHSQNLVHLRYGGIIPDIAQDLHRIHIEPTVSKTLDKANLTMEDITAIAVTLKPGLPLSLAVGMKYAKHLGRRYNKPIIPIHHMQAHALVARMHHDISFPFLVLLISGGHCLLAVVQDVDHFQLLGESMDCAPGEVFDKVARRMKLRNVPEFSKLSGGQAVEAAAAKATNPHMFKLPLPLSEYKDCNFSLNGLKTSVLYHLHRKEVEHKIVAHELIPEVNDLCAAMLMATTRHLVHRTRRAMVFCTENNLIPENCKQLVVSGGVACNNYIFSALQMLCNETCYDIYRPYPKLCTDNGVMIAWNGFEKWKKGLDITTDFSTLDIEASSPLGESLIHQVRDAKISTKMMKIKSSI is encoded by the coding sequence ATGAATGTCTTAAGACGTGTAATGTGTTCACAGTTCGCAAATAAAGTGACTAGACAATGTTTCATACCAAAACATAGAAGCTCCTTAGATAGACAATATTCAAATTCAAGATTAAACATTCTTGGCATAGAAACATCGTGTGATGATACTGGTTGTGCGATCATCAATGGAAATGGCAAAGTGTTGTCAGAAGTAGTACATTCTCAAAATTTAGTGCATTTGAGATATGGAGGAATCATTCCAGATATTGCACAAGATCTTCATCGTATACACATTGAACCAACTGTGTCAAAAACATTAGATAAAGCAAATCTTACCATGGAAGATATTACAGCAATCGCTGTGACACTAAAACCTGGCCTTCCACTAAGTCTTGCTGTTGGCATGAAGTATGCTAAGCATTTGGGAAGGCGGTACAACAAACCAATAATACCTATCCACCACATGCAAGCACATGCACTTGTAGCAAGAATGCATCATGATATATCATTTCCATTTTTGGTTCTTTTGATATCTGGAGGACATTGTTTACTTGCTGTTGTTCAAGATGTTGATCACTTCCAATTACTTGGAGAAAGTATGGATTGTGCTCCTGGGGAAGTTTTTGATAAAGTGGCAAGAAGGATGAAACTGAGAAATGTTCCTGAATTTTCCAAATTAAGTGGAGGACAAGCTGTAGAAGCAGCAGCAGCAAAAGCGACTAACCCGCACATGTTCAAACTTCCCCTGCCACTTTCAGAATACAAGGACTGTAACTTTAGTTTGAATGGTCTTAAAACCTCAGTTCTATACCATTTACATAGAAAAGAAGTAGAACATAAAATTGTAGCTCATGAATTAATACCTGAAGTAAATGACTTATGTGCAGCTATGCTGATGGCAACTACTAGACATCTTGTACACAGGACACGGAGAGCTATGGTATTTTGTACAGAAAATAATCTAATACCTGAAAACTGTAAGCAGCTAGTTGTTTCTGGTGGAGTGGCATGTAACAATTACATCTTCAGTGCTCTACAAATGTTATGCAATGAAACTTGTTATGATATTTATAGACCTTATCCTAAGTTATGTACAGACAATGGAGTAATGATAGCTTGGAATGGTTTTGAAAAATGGAAAAAAGGCTTGGACATCACTACAGATTTTAGTACTCTGGATATAGAAGCCTCTAGTCCGCTAGGAGAAAGCTTAATACATCAAGTTAGAGATGcaaaaatatcaacaaaaatgatgaaaataaaatcaagcaTTTAA